From the genome of Pseudomonadota bacterium:
TAATTGGTGTTCTGTCGCCCCTGAGCCATGATTACACGTGCTTTGATCCTGCCGTCATCGAGAGAAAGAGCTCTGCCCACCGCAAGGGGCCAATCTATTTCCTTGATCATGACCACATCCGGCCAGAAGGAAAAAATGGAGAGATCCTCGCCATGGTCTGCGCCATCCTTTCTTAAATGAAGGCTGGTCATCATCAATTCATGTTCGATAAGCTCCTTGCTGTAGGCATTCCAGTGCCTTGGTATCTGATAAACGCGGGTGAAATATTTATAGCGGTCTGTGGCCGCTATCTCTGAGAGATCAACTTGAAACTCGTGTTCATATTTTTTTGTAAAACCTTTTTTTTGCAGCATATACTGGTCGAGACGGTTCAATGCTTCTTCTGTATGCGCGACACCCGAAAGTATCGGGTCAGGACTTCGATAAGAAAAATCCTTGAATTCGACACCTCGAAGCAGCAGACCCAGTCCGCTGCCGTCATATCCTTCCTGCATGGTCTCCATTGCCTGCAGGACACAGTACGGGGAAAATGGGGTGGTTGCAGTTTTTAACGCTAATCGGCACATATTGGTCACTCCATGGATTGTAATCGTAAAGAAATATTACGATGGTAATTGGTACTACTCAGGTTTTTGAATGGTTTGTCTGGAAAACAATGCCCTCCTGGTTGACGGTATTTGCGTGGACAAATACCGTTGTTACGGCATCATCAATATCTACAACATGAATTGCCTCGGCAATACGGTCTGCTTTTTTATACACTTTTGACAGGAGATTAGATCCCTGCAGAAGCAGTTTTTCATTAAATGTGTATCTGTCATCATTCGGATAGATACCCATATAGACAATTCCCATTTCGACAATGTCATTAAAAAAATGGGTGCCGAGAGAAATGTCGGGAGTCAGGTTTTCATGCATGGTGACAAGTTCACAGAGAACCGAGGTGTTTCTGATGTCACTGAAGGAAACGGGAATACCCAGCTCCGGCATTTTGCTGCCCCAGCGTCCCGGTCCGACCATCATGGTGTTTTTGCCGCCAGGAAGTTCGTTGGTTAAATCACCGATCAGCCTGGCCACCGAAAAACGTTCTGAAGTCGTCAGTCTGCTGTATTTTGCCGGTATAATGTAGACGATTCGGTCAATTTTCCTGGCAACTGCCTGCCCTATGATTGGTCCCGAGCTCTTGAGAAAAGTATCTATTCCCTTAATGTTTTTAGGGAGTTTCGCAGCTCCTGTTTCTATCTTGACCTGAAATGGCCTGCACTGCAGAAGGTTGATCCGGTAGGAATTATCACTGGAGAAGTTTACGGCGAACTCTATATCAACCGGATATTCATAGGCCCTGGCAATAGTGCTGAGCATATCCCTCATGTCGTCAATCAAAGCTGTCTTGGTGAAGACATTTTTGAAGGTCAGCATCCAGGAAAACACGTTTTGAATATTGTATTTCCGGGCCCGATTTTCCATTTCGTTATCACGCACCGCAAAGAGTTCAAGGGGAAGTCCGGGGGTTGATTTGGCAACGGTTTCAAATCCTGTGCTCTCGATGGTGTTGTTTTTCAGGTTAAGAACATCAACAGTATGCTGGCTGTACCTGTGGACATCATCCTTGCTGACTTCCGGACGTTTCAGAGGGGCATTGAGCGCCACAATCCGGGTGTAATCGTCATCATGCCTGTCCACGGCACGGGTGCCCAGGCCAAAGACCAGTCGCAGAACCCCTTCTGATGGATCAATCTCCGGGTCCCAGACAAAGGGGTTGAATGAGTAACCTACTCCGGCGAGCTGCGGCAGGTAGAAGTTGCCATAGAAATCGCCGGACACTCTCTGCACCAGCAGGCCCATTTCCTCGTATCGGTTCCACAGTCCCCGGTGCGAGCGGTAGGTCAGGACATCACGGCTCATCGAACTTGCGTAGACCACGCGCACTGCATCCTTGAACTGTTCCAGTCGTTCACTAGGGGTTCCCTGGTTTACACAGAAAATGCTTTTGTATTTACCGGAAAACGCATTGCCATACGCATCTTCCAGTAGGCTGCTGGAACGCACAATTAATGGTGATTGGCCAAAATAGTTCAGTATTTCCTTGAACTGGGCGACTATATCCCTCGGGAATTTTCCGCGCAGGAGTTTCTCCCTGATTTTTTCAGCGTCAGCATAAGGGGCATCTGACATTTTCATCTGGTGTCGTTCCCACCAGCATTTGTTATTGATCACAAATGAATAGAAGACGTCGGAGCCGATAAAAAAAGAGTCGTGAACCTCCAGGCGTTCCTCCCATTTTGGGTCGTTTTTTTTCAGGATAGCCCGGGCCAGAAGCATTCCGGTCGATTTCCCACCAATGAAGCCGGTGCCGATCATGCGTTTGCCGATGGATACAAGATCGGAAAGTTCAAAATGATCCTCGCACAGTTGTGAGACTGTCTTGTCGCGAGTGATCATCATTTTTATCAGTTGTTTACGGATAGCCTTGTGTTTTGTAGAATTTCGTTTGTCATGCGTTGCGCACGCCGCCTGTGCCTCATTCAGAATCTCTGTCCAGGTGTCGTGATGAGCCAGGCTGCTGTCAATCCATGCTTGTGGTATATTGGCCAGTATTTCAGAAACTGTGGTACTACTGGTAACCGGGTTGAGATTGCCTCTCTCCAGGGCATGAAACATATACATGGTGGGTGTATGGCGCCCCTTTACTTTCAAGGGCAGGATGTAGTCTTTTTCTTTAATTCTGTACAAGTCGAGGACGATTTGGGCCGTTGAGTGGATAGCATTGATTGAGTGAGGCGTGTGTGAATTTCGCAACAATGCGAAGTATGCAACCGTTTGTGCCGAGTACAGATAGGGACAGGCCAGTTTGAAAAAATTACCAAGAACCCGGTCGCTGTACCAATCCACTGCCAGCGTAGACAGGCAGTCAAACACGTAGCAGGCGCCCTTGCCACTCTCGTTGATTACGTTCAGGATTTTAGTGATGAATTGTTCGAACCCGGCCTTGGGATTCAGGGTGTGCACTTCAGCTTTAAATTCCTCCGGCACGAGCGGACCATGGGATGCGAATCTGAAATACACCAGTTTTTTCCCGTCGAGATGGACGCATCTGCAGAACGAGTGTACGAATGGAAGCTGATCCTCGATGGCATCAACCTGCCAGACAACATTGTCACCAGGGAGTATCCCCTGCAGGATCTCGTCAAGAGCCTCGATTCCGGAACTGAAAAGCAGTTCTTTTGTAATTGTAACCATGGTTTTAAAAGGTTGTTAGCAATAGCGTTATTGTTAAGGAAGACATAAAACATCAAAAACAACCATCCTGCCACGCAAGTGGCAGGATGGTTGTTTCAATTGTTCAAGCCGGTTTCTGTAAGAAGTTTACACGACTCCCTGGTCAAGCATGGCATCCGCCACCTTCACAAAACCTGCGATATTGGCACCGTCTACATAATTGATATAGCCGTCTTTCTGTTTACCGTACTTTACGCAGCTCTCGTGAATATTTATCTTGATCTGGCGAAGTTTCTGGTCAACTTCTTCGCGGGTCCAGGCGCTTCTGATGCTGTTCTGGCTCATCTCGAGTCCGGATGTTGAAACACCGCCGGCATTGGCGGCCTTGCCGGGAGCATACAGGATTTTGGCTTTCTGGAATACTTTAACGCCATCCGGTACTGTCGGCATGTTTGCACCTTCGCCGATGGCTAAACAACCGTTCTTGACCAGAGTTTGTGCGTCTTTTTCGTCAATTTCATTCTGGGTGGCGCTGGGGAAGGCGATATCGCATGGAACACTCCACGGCCTTTTCCCTTCGATATATTTGCAGCCCTTGAGAGCCTTGGCACATTCACTGATCCGGCCGCGTTTAACATTTTTAAGTTCAATTACATACTGGAGGTCTTTTTCGGTCAGACCATCGGGTTTATGGATAAAACCGTTAGAGTCAGACAGCGTTACCACCTTGGCGCCAAGTTCGAGAAGTTTTTCAACGGTATACTGCGCCACATTACCGGAACCTGATACTGTGCATACTTTTCCGCCAAAATCTTGTCCCCTGGTTTTCAGCATTTCATGGACAAAATAAACGCAGCCGTAACCTGTGGCTTCGGGTCGGATCAGGCTGCCGCCCCAGTTAACACCCTTGCCGGTAAGTACGCCGGTAAACTCGTTTTTGAGTTTTTTGTACTGACCGAACATGTAGCCAATCTCGCGTGATCCAACGCCTATATCGCCGGCCGGGACATCCGTGTTTGCACCGATATGCCTGAAAAGTTCGGACATGAAACTCTGGCAGAATTTCATGACCTCCATGTCTGATTTCCCCTTAGGATCGAAATCAGAGCCGCCTTTGCCGCCGCCCATCGGTAACGTGGTCAGGCTGTTTTTGAATACCTGTTCAAATGCCAGAAATTTAAGGATGCCAAGGTTGACGCTGGGGTGGAACCGCAACCCACCTTTATAAGGACCGATAGCGCTGTTCATCTCAATTCGGTACCCGGTATTTACTTGAACCTCTTGTTTGTCATCAATCCAGGGTACCCTGAAAATAACAGTCCGTTCCGGGATAATCATTCTGTCTAAAACTTTAGCTTTCGCATATTGGGGGTTTTTTTTCAAATACGGGGTAACCGATTGAAGCACTTCTTCAACCGCCTGGTGAAATTCCAGTTCACCGGGGTTTTTACGAATAACTCCAGCCATAAATTCTTTTACGCTCTGCATGACTTTCTCCTTTCAAGGGTTGTAAATTTTTTATATTGGCTAATGCTTGTTTAGTAGATGTTCAGGTAGTTTTTGAGCTCCCAGTCGGTTACGGAAATCCGGAAAGAATCCCATTCTTTCTCTTTGCTGATCACATACTTCTCAAAAATATGATCTCCGAGGGTTGCCCTGGTGAGTTTGTTTTTCTTGAGTTCGTCCAAGGCTTCAAGCAGGGACGCCGGCAAGCTCTTGATGTTGGCGCGTCGCATCTGGTTGGTGGTCATGTGGTAAATATTGACATCAGTCGAGGGAGGCGGGGTCAGGTTGTTCTTGATCCCGTCGAGACCGGAGTTCAGCATCATGGCAAAAGCGAGGTAAGGGTTGCAGGCAGGATCCGGGCAGCGGAGTTCGAGTCTGGTTCCCATGCCGCGGGAGGCGGGGATCCTTATCAGGGAACTCCGGTTGGAGGCGGACCAGGCTATGTAAACCGGAGCTTCGTAGCCGGGAACCAGCCGCTTGTAGGAGTTGACCAGCGGGTTGGTAATCGCCGCAAAGCCACGAGCATGTTTGCTCAGGCCGGCGATGTACTGGTAGGCGGTTTTGCTGAGCTGAAGTTTGCCTTTGGGATCGAAGAAAGCGTTGTTGCCTTTGAGATCGAACAGGGACTGGTTGGTGTGCATGCCGGAACCATTGATACCGAAAACCGGTTTGGGCATGAAGGTCGCGTGCAGGTTGTATTTTCTGGCGATGGTTTTGACGACCCATTTAAAGGTAATGGTGTTGTCGGCGCAGGTCAGGGCATCGGCATACTTGAAGTTGACCTCGTGCTGGCCTTCAGCAACCTCGTGATGGGAGGCCTCAATCTCGAAGCCCATGATCTCCAGGGTCTCGATGATCTCGCGGCGGCAGTCGATGCCGGTGTCTTCCGGGTCGACACTGAAGTACCCGGCGACATCGTTAGTGACCGTGCTGGAGGTGCCGTCCGGATTGCGGTTGAAGAGAAAGAATTCGGCCTCGGTGCCGACATTCATGGTGTAACCCATTTTTTTGGCTTCGGCCAGGACCCTTTTCAGGTTCACCCTCGGACAGCCTTCAAAGGGGGTGCCATCGGTTTTGTGGATATCACAGATAATCCGGGCGGCGGCTTTGCCTTCTTTGTTCCTCCAAGGGAGTAATACAAAAGTGTCATAGTCGGGGGACAGGTACATATCGGATTCTTCGATTCTGGCGAAACCGTCGATGGACGAACCATCGAACATCATTTTGCCGTCCAGGGCTTTTTCTATCTGACTGATCGGGAGGGCGATGTTTTTCATGTGGCCCAGGACATCGACGAACTGCAGCCTGATAATCTTGACGTTCTGCTCTTTAACGATTTTAAGGATGTCGTTTTTGGTCATGTTTTATTCCTTGTTTTTTTGGTGAAAAGATAAATTATGTTCGAGGCAACCGGGTACGCAAGCGAAACGCAAAATGTGTCCCTGGTTTGGGTTCCGCCTAAAAAAATCGTTGCAGGCATGTTGCATAACCATAAATTTGGGGGTGTTGTTGTCATATTGCTATACATTTATCGAAAATGTAAATACTTTTATATGCACTAGTTGTTGTTGGCCAGTTTATTTTGTGTTATGGTGGCAACGACTTGCCAATATAGCAGGTCGATTTGGTTTTTCAATAACTATTTCCCCGTACTTTCAAAGGGTGTGGCGAGGTTGTTCTCGAGTTGTTGTTTGCGGAGCGGCAGTTTTGCCGGAAATTGTTGTCTGCTATGCGTCGATATTGGCTTTAGGTTTGGGCTTTCGGCAAAGTATTAAACGGTTGCCGGACATTTGTGCAGGCGTTACTCCTTGGCCGTTTTGATTTTACTGTGGTACTTTTTGTGGCAATATTGCCAGTAATCAAATCTCATTTTATGAACGAAAAAATTGAAAAGAAGGAACTGGCTATCTTGCGTCTGTTGGAAAAATCGGATTCTCCCTTGACCAGTTCAAGGTTGACGGAGAGCCTCAAGACCATGGGATTTGAAGTCAGCGAGAGGACGACCCGGCATTATTGCAAGGAACTGGACAGCAGGGGGCTTACAGAAAATTTAGGCAAACGGGGCAGGAAGATCACCGAATTCGGCCGGAATGAGCTGGGTTCCGCCAGGGTTTTTGACAAGGTAGGTTTTCTTTCGGGTCGGATAGACCAATTGACCTACAGAATGAGTTTTGATCTGGCCAGAAAGAGCGGGACGGTCATTGCTAATATCAGTATCGTTGATGCTGATCTGTTGCACAGGTTGGTCGGACAGATCCAGCGAGTGTATGCAAGCGGTTATGGATTGGGCAGGATGATGGCCCTGTTCGGGCCGGGGGAGCGACCGGGAGGGATTGAGGTTCCGCCGGGGATGATCGGGATGGCGACGGTCTGTTCCATTACTTTGAACGGGGTTTTGCTGGCGCAGGGCGTGCCGGCCCATTCGAAATTTGGCGGACTCCTTGAAATACGTGGCGGTAAGCCGGCAAGATTCGTGGAGATCATCAAATATGAAGGAACCAGTCTTGACCCCCTGGAGATTTTTATCAAGGGCGGGATGACCAATGTGCTGGGGGCGATCGAGAGCGGCAACGGCCGGATCGGCGTGGGTTTTCGTGAGCTTCCGGCCGACAGTCGCGCTCATGTGCTTAAGCTCAACGGCAAACTGGAAAAGGCTGGTCTTGGTGGTTTTATGCTGATCGGTTGGCCGGGGCAACCGTTGCTGGAGGTGCCGGTCAATGAAGGCCGGATCGGGGCGATCGTTATCGGTGGGCTTAATCCGGCCGCGACCTTGGAGGAGACCGGGGTAAAGGTCGGTTCCCGAGCCCTGGCCGGGATGATAGAGTATGAGAGGTTTTTCAATTTTACCGAAATGGACGACCGGATCAATAAATTGCGGGAGTCTGTAGGCAGGAGAGCGGAAGCCTGATTGGTGGATCACCGGCGGAACTTGAATTTTACCTAATGCTGAAAAAACCAGTTTGGTTTTTAGATATTTTATTGACCTACCATTATATGTTTAATAGTGTTATTTTGCCGGCTCAAGAATTGGTCTTGCCGGCCCGCCAGGATGGGGTTTTCTCCGGTATAAGGCGCGGGAAAAAAAATCTGACTAAACCTGTCCGCCGTCGTTATTATCGGCGGACCTCCTAAGTTGATCTATGGAATCTTTACTGACATTTCCCAAAGGCGGGGTGCATCCGCCGGAAGCAAAAGAACTGACTGCCGATCTCCCGGTTGAGGAGATGGTTGTTTCTGCTGAACTGGAGATCATCCTCGGTCAGCATATCGGTGCTCCCTGCACTCCGACTGTTCTGCTCAAGGATCACGTTGCAGAAGGCGCCATGATCGGTGAGGTGGTCAAGGGTCTTGGTGTCCCGCTGCATGCGCCGGCTGCCGGCACCATCAAGTCTTTTGGAATGTCCGCACATCCCATGCGGGTCAGCGCTCCATCCATTACCATTAAAACAGACCCGGATGCTTTTCCCCGCCAATACGAAAAAAGCGACTGGCAACCTTTAAGCGCTGAAGAGTTGCTCAAAAAAGTCCATGGTGCCGGCATCGTCGGGGTTGGTGGAGCCGGTTTTCCGACCCATGTCAAACTGAATCCTCCGCCGAATAATCCGGTTGATACCCTGATCTTAAACGGCGCTGAATGTGAGCCCTATATCACGGCCGATTACCGGCAGATGCTTGAAGCCGGGGCCGAGATCGTTGAGGGCGCCAAGATAATCCTGAAAATCCTTGGCATCAAAAAATGCCTGATCGGGATCGAGAACAACAAGCCGGAAGCGATCAAGAGAATGACTGCGGCGGCTGCGGCGGCTGCGACCACTGAATATCAGATATCTGTCCAGACCCTGCAGGTCAAGTATCCGCAAGGCTCCGAGAAACAGCTGATCCAGACCCTGACCGGCCGCAAGGTCCCGGCTTTCGCCCTGCCTTCGGCGGTCGGAGTGGTGGTCCACAACGTCAGCACCACCAAGGCCATCTATGACGCGATCGTACTCGGCAAACCCCTTTACGAAAAAATCGTCACCATCTCCGGCAAGGGCATCAAGCGGCCGGCCAATCTAAGGGTGAAGGTCGGGACCAGGATCAGCGATATCGTTGATTATCTCGGCGGAGTCACCCCTGAACTTTCCAAGATCATCATGGGCGGCCCGATGATGGGTTTCGCCGTATCGTCCCTTGATATTCCGGTTACCAAGACTACTTCATCAATCCTGTTCCTCAGCGAGGAAGAGATCGATACCAGTCCGCATTCCCAGTGCATTCGCTGCGGTTGGTGCCTGGAGGCTTGCCCGATGGGGCTTGAGCCCAAGGAAATAGCCATTCATGTCGAAGCCGGCAGGCCCGAGGGTACCGGCCAGTTCGGGGTTTTTGAGTGTTTCGAGTGTGGTTGCTGCGCCTATGTCTGCCCGGCCAAACGGCCGCTGGTGCAGTTTATCCGGCTGGCTAAAATGAAAGCGAAGCACTAAATATCATCTGTCTTTAAGGAGAAGAGTCATTAAACAGCAAGAATCGGATAATCAGCCCCAGACTTTGCTGAGGGGATTATGGAAGGTTTCCGTTTCCCCCCACGTTCGGAGCAACGAGTCGGTTGAGAAGATCATGTGGACCGTGGTGGCCTGCCTGGTACCGCCTCTAGTTCTGTCGGTGTTCATTTTCGGGATTCAGACCCTGATCATCACCGTGGTGAGCGTGATCAGCTGTGTGGCGGTTGAAGCTATCAGCCAGAAATGCCTTGGCCGCAAGATCACGGTCCGGGATGGCAGTGCGGTGATCACCGGCATGCTGATCGCTTTTGTGATCCCGCCCGGAGTTAACTATCTGCTGCCGGTACTGGGCGCCGTAATGGCGATCTACATCGGCAAACATCTGCTGGGCGGGATCGGCTACAATATCTTTAATCCGGCCTTGCTGGCCCGGGCTTTTATGGTTGCCACCTTCCCGGTCGCCATGACTTCGGCCTGGCTACCGCCGCTGCAGGATATGGCGATCTTTTCCTATCTTGGCACGCCGCTTGATGCTATCACAACTGCCACGCCACTGGCCCTTATCAAGGAACAGGGAATGGCCGCCTTCACCGCCCAGTATGGCGCGGCGCCCAATTTCTACACCGATTTTTTTCTGGGCTGGCGTCCCGGCTGTATCGGCGAGACTTCCGGTCTGCTGATCGTTCTTGGCGGCCTCTATCTGCTTTATCGTGGTTATATCACCTGGCATATTCCGGTTTCGGTTATCGGCAGTGTAGCCCTGCTGTCCTGGGCTTTCGGCGGCGAGACCCTGTTTAGTGGCGATCCGATCCTGGCCGTTCTTTCCGGTGGTATCCTGCTGGGTGCTTTTTTCATGGCCAATGATTATGTTACCTGTCCGACCAACAAGAAGGGTCAGCTGATTTATGGGATTGGTATCGGGGTTCTTACTGTGCTGATCCGTCTCAAGGGCGGCTATCCAGAGGGGATCTGTTATGCGATCCTTCTGATGAATCCGGTAAGTTCGGTTTTCGATAACTGGTTCAAACCCCAGCGTTTCGCGCCGCCGCTTCCCCTGCAGGGAGGTGAGAAATGAAAGATATTCTCACCATAGTTTTCCGGCTGACCGTCACCTGTCTGGTCGCCGGGGTGATCATGGGTGGCGGTTTTGTGCTGACCAATAAGGCCAAGCAGGATAACGAGCATAAAAATGAGCAGCGGGTGATGCTCAGCCTTCTTGGTTATTCAAAAAGCAATCCGGCCCCGCAGGCCATGGCGCTTCACGAGATCTATCGTTATGTGGTATCCGAAGGCGAGAATCTGTCGGTGGCATATCTGCTGCCGGCGAATAATGGTTTTACCTTTGTCAACATTGGTCTGGACGGTAGATTCCTGAGCCGGCATCCGGTGGCCATTTCCGAAGAGCAGGTGCTCAAGGGCGGTGACCGTGATACCGCTATTATAGCGGCGCTCGGCCCCGGCAAGTCGATCCGTTTTGCCGATCAGACTATTGTGGTGACCAACGGCGGCAAGCGGCAGGCCTACCTGCTGCCCGGTGAGTTTACCGGTTTCAAGACCTTCATCAAGGTGATTCTGGCCGTCGATCAGGATTTTGCCGTTATGGGTCTTGAGATCATGGAGCACGAAGAGGATCCCGGTCTTGGCGGCGAGATAGTCCAGGATTATTTCAAGGGCCAGTTCACCGGCAAAGACTTCGCGACCATCAAGAAGATCAAGGTGGCGAAGCTACCTCTACCGGATGAGTATCAGCAGGCTCTTGAGGCTGACAAGAACGGCTTAAACGAGGCAGAGGTCGCCAGGATCAGGGCCCTTTACAGTGACAAGGATATCTACGCCCTGACCGGCGCCACCATCTCCAGCCGGTCGGTGACCAACGGCGTCAAAGGCATCGTTAAAAAATTCGCTTACCGGATGTCGGTCCTTGACCGGGTTCTCGACAAACAGCAGATAGCGGTCCCCTTTTGAGGGGACGGTGATTTTCCCGGAGGAGTATTGTGGCTACTGACAAATCAAATTTCCAGCTGGTAATAAGCGGCATATTAAACGAGAACCCGATCTTTCGGCTGGTTCTCTCGATGTGCCCGGCGGTCGGGATCAGCACGACGGTGATGAACGGCTTTCTGCTCGGCATTGCCGTGCTCTTTGTTCAGGTCTTTTCCAGCGTCACCATTTCCCTGATCAAGGACCTGATTCATCCGCGCATCAGGATCCCCACCTATACCCTGACTATTGCCACCTGGGTGACGATCATCGACATGGTGCTGGCCGCCTACCTCCCTGAAGCGTACGCCAAGATGGGTATCTTCGTGAAGCTGATCGTCGCCTTCGCCATTATCACCATGCGGCTTGAGATGTTTGCCTGCAAGGAGAGTGTGACCGCTTCCTTCTGGGATGGTCTCGGCATGGGATTTGGCTTTCTGTTCGGAATGATGGCCCTCGGTTTTGTCCGGGAGCTGCTCGGTCTCGGTACTTTGCTGGGCTATGATGTCCTCGGTTTCAAACCTCTGTTGTTCTTTGTCCTGCCATTTGCCGGTTTTTTTGTTGTCGGTCTGATGATGGCATTTTTCAACTATATCGAGATCGTTTATAAACGAGCCAGAGAAAAAAGGGTTGAGATATGAAGACCATGACCATAATTAAAAGATCGCTGGCAGCTCTGCTGCTTTTGCTTGTCCTGCCGGCAATGGCTCAGGCGGAACTGATCAGCGGCAAGAGCTTCGGAGACGAGAACGAGATCATCGTCAGCTTCTCAGCTGCGGTAAATCCTGCTGCCGCTGCTGATCCGGCCAATTACATCGTTTACGAAGAGCCGGACCCGGATATTCGTCTTAACCTTGAGAAGGTATTGGTCAGTGAAGATGCCCGCTCGGCGACTCTGGTTTTTACCGAGCCGCTCAATACTACCCAGACCCATATTGTTTCGGTGCGTGATATTGGCCCGACCGTTGAATCGTTCAAGGTCAGCAAGTCCTATATCGGCTACCTGCTCTCCATTCTGATCGGGGCATTGCTGATCAACAACTTTGTTTTCACCAAATATCTCGGCCTCTGTGTATTTTTCGGGACCTCCAAACGTAAGGACACGGCCAAGGGCATGGGGCTTACCTTTACCTTCGTTATTGTGGTCAGCGCGATCATGAGCTGGTTCTTCTATCAGTTTGTCATGAAGCCGTTCCATCTTGATTTCCTGCAGATCGTCGTCTTCATCGGCCTGGTATCCCTTACCGTCCAGGCGGTCGATACCATTCTCCGCAAGGTCAACCCGATCCTCTTTAACGCCTTCGGGGTTTATCTGGTCCTGGTCATCGCCAACTGTATCATTATTGCAGTGCCGCTGATCCTGGCCGATTATGAATATAATTTCTTTGAGTCTTTGATGCTCTCTCTTGGGGCGGGCGGCGGTTTTCTGCTGGCCCTTTACCTGATGAGTTCGGTGCGCGAGCGGATGGAGTTCGCCAATATTCCCCCGACCTTCAAGGGCATCCCGATCGCCTTTGTCGTAGCCGGGCAGTTTGCCCTGGCTTTCCTCGGTTTTTCCGGGCTGTCACTTTTTTAGTAGGTTGCAAGCAGGTGAAATATGGATCCAGTATTAGTTAAAATAGCCCTGGGCGGTGTTGCGATGCTCGTTTGTATCGGGCTTTTCTTCGGCATCGGTCTGGCCATGGCGGCTCACAAATTTGCCGTGGAGGTCAATCCTCTGGTCGAAGAGGTGCTCGAGTCTCTGGCCGGGGCTCAGTGCGGCGGTTGTGGTTATGCCGGCTGCGAGGGCTATGCCCTTGCGGTGGTCAACGACCCGGAAGTGCCGCCCAATCTCTGCTTTCCCGGCAAGGAGAAGGTTGCCGCGCGGGTTGCCGATCTTACCGGCAAGAAGATGGCGGCAATGGAAGACATGATCGCCACGGTCCGCTGTTCACGGATCGAAGGGCGGGTCAGCCATAAGCATGAATATATCGGTTTTGCTTCATGTACGGCTGCCAATCTCGGTTTCGGTGGTCCGTCCGCCTGTAACTATTCATGCATCGGCCTTGGTGAGTGCGCCCAGGTCTGCCCCTTTGACGCCATCACCATGGTCGAGAGCTTTCCAGTGATCAATCCGGATAAATGCGTGAGTTGCGGGATCTG
Proteins encoded in this window:
- a CDS encoding NADH-quinone reductase, with product MTIIKRSLAALLLLLVLPAMAQAELISGKSFGDENEIIVSFSAAVNPAAAADPANYIVYEEPDPDIRLNLEKVLVSEDARSATLVFTEPLNTTQTHIVSVRDIGPTVESFKVSKSYIGYLLSILIGALLINNFVFTKYLGLCVFFGTSKRKDTAKGMGLTFTFVIVVSAIMSWFFYQFVMKPFHLDFLQIVVFIGLVSLTVQAVDTILRKVNPILFNAFGVYLVLVIANCIIIAVPLILADYEYNFFESLMLSLGAGGGFLLALYLMSSVRERMEFANIPPTFKGIPIAFVVAGQFALAFLGFSGLSLF
- a CDS encoding RnfABCDGE type electron transport complex subunit D, which encodes MLRGLWKVSVSPHVRSNESVEKIMWTVVACLVPPLVLSVFIFGIQTLIITVVSVISCVAVEAISQKCLGRKITVRDGSAVITGMLIAFVIPPGVNYLLPVLGAVMAIYIGKHLLGGIGYNIFNPALLARAFMVATFPVAMTSAWLPPLQDMAIFSYLGTPLDAITTATPLALIKEQGMAAFTAQYGAAPNFYTDFFLGWRPGCIGETSGLLIVLGGLYLLYRGYITWHIPVSVIGSVALLSWAFGGETLFSGDPILAVLSGGILLGAFFMANDYVTCPTNKKGQLIYGIGIGVLTVLIRLKGGYPEGICYAILLMNPVSSVFDNWFKPQRFAPPLPLQGGEK
- the rsxE gene encoding electron transport complex subunit RsxE → MATDKSNFQLVISGILNENPIFRLVLSMCPAVGISTTVMNGFLLGIAVLFVQVFSSVTISLIKDLIHPRIRIPTYTLTIATWVTIIDMVLAAYLPEAYAKMGIFVKLIVAFAIITMRLEMFACKESVTASFWDGLGMGFGFLFGMMALGFVRELLGLGTLLGYDVLGFKPLLFFVLPFAGFFVVGLMMAFFNYIEIVYKRAREKRVEI
- a CDS encoding Fe-S cluster domain-containing protein, producing the protein MDPVLVKIALGGVAMLVCIGLFFGIGLAMAAHKFAVEVNPLVEEVLESLAGAQCGGCGYAGCEGYALAVVNDPEVPPNLCFPGKEKVAARVADLTGKKMAAMEDMIATVRCSRIEGRVSHKHEYIGFASCTAANLGFGGPSACNYSCIGLGECAQVCPFDAITMVESFPVINPDKCVSCGICVKACPKKVIELMSLAARVFVPCSTKDLGKNVMKVCGVGCISCQKCVKVCPAEAVSSDGGIIRIDNQKCLEYGASCEEICVAKCPRKIFRKYDGRQVISRKAVGLKMAS
- a CDS encoding FMN-binding protein codes for the protein MKDILTIVFRLTVTCLVAGVIMGGGFVLTNKAKQDNEHKNEQRVMLSLLGYSKSNPAPQAMALHEIYRYVVSEGENLSVAYLLPANNGFTFVNIGLDGRFLSRHPVAISEEQVLKGGDRDTAIIAALGPGKSIRFADQTIVVTNGGKRQAYLLPGEFTGFKTFIKVILAVDQDFAVMGLEIMEHEEDPGLGGEIVQDYFKGQFTGKDFATIKKIKVAKLPLPDEYQQALEADKNGLNEAEVARIRALYSDKDIYALTGATISSRSVTNGVKGIVKKFAYRMSVLDRVLDKQQIAVPF
- the rsxC gene encoding electron transport complex subunit RsxC, whose product is MESLLTFPKGGVHPPEAKELTADLPVEEMVVSAELEIILGQHIGAPCTPTVLLKDHVAEGAMIGEVVKGLGVPLHAPAAGTIKSFGMSAHPMRVSAPSITIKTDPDAFPRQYEKSDWQPLSAEELLKKVHGAGIVGVGGAGFPTHVKLNPPPNNPVDTLILNGAECEPYITADYRQMLEAGAEIVEGAKIILKILGIKKCLIGIENNKPEAIKRMTAAAAAAATTEYQISVQTLQVKYPQGSEKQLIQTLTGRKVPAFALPSAVGVVVHNVSTTKAIYDAIVLGKPLYEKIVTISGKGIKRPANLRVKVGTRISDIVDYLGGVTPELSKIIMGGPMMGFAVSSLDIPVTKTTSSILFLSEEEIDTSPHSQCIRCGWCLEACPMGLEPKEIAIHVEAGRPEGTGQFGVFECFECGCCAYVCPAKRPLVQFIRLAKMKAKH